The Candidatus Oleimmundimicrobium sp. genome includes the window TTAATAACACTTTCAGAGACCCAGCCTGAAGAATTCGATTGGAAAGAAGATGTCCTTTATAGAAATCCGCCAAAAGAATTTACAGTATCTAATGAAATAGAATATCTGGTTATGATAGTTGATAAAAATACGGGTGAAAGTCATCACTCGTATTTTTATAAATTTAAACCAAAAGCTCAAAAAAAATTTGAGCTAATAAAGAAAGATTTAAAAGAGCTGACAAAAATGCAATTTCAAAAAAGATATCATATTTAAAAATATAACGTATGCCTAAATGTAGAAGTGAAAAAGTGAAAACAAGTGATATATAAAAAGATGGCTTAGTTTACATAAGATATATTATCAGGCCTAAAATTAAACATTAAAATACTTCTCTTGGTCTCCCCCTGTGGCAAATATGTCAACTAAACCCAGTAAAAGAATTATTACTGAAAATTTTATAGGGTTAAATTAATAATTAAATTAAAGTTTTCAAATACCCGTGCTGTTTTAGTATTACTAATCTCTCTCTTTTTTTTCTGATATCACTTTTATTTGTAAAATTGCAAACTCTCTCTTTTTATTACAAATAAGCTAGCGTGTTTAGTGTATTTAGCTGGTTAGACGCTCTGAGAGGCCGTTTAAGCGGTTTTTATTGCATTAACAATACTTGGGCTATACGGGTAACTCTTAATTTTCTAAACTACTATAAGCAAACAAGAGATTGACAGAGATCTAATTGCTCTCTTGTCCCAATAACAATTAAAATATCGCCCTCATTTATCTTTATTGATGTCGACGGGTTTGTGTTATAGCTTCCGTTTTTCTTGATAGCTAATACAAGGACTCCTGTTTTGTTTCTAATATTTGCTTCTTCGAGAGTTTTGCTTGCTATGCTTGAGCCACTTTTTACTTCAAGTTCTTCCAATTGAAATTTTAAATCCTCACCATGGGTAACTATGTCCAGATAATCAGAAGTTATCGGTTTAATCACTAGAGCCGCCATTCTTCTTCCGCCAATTATTGCAGGCGATATTACTCTATTTGCCCCAGCTTTTTTTAATTTTTCCTCTGATTCCTCAAAGTTTGCTCGTGCAACGATAAAAATGTTTGGGTTTAAGGCTCTTGCGGAAAGTGAAACAAAGACATTGTCAGCATCTGTATCTACAGCTGCAATTAATCCTTTTGCTTTAGCAATACCGGCCAATTCCAATACCTTGTCGTTTGTAGCATCTCCTTCAACAAATAATAAATTTTCTTCGTCAAGCTCGAAGATGGCCTCAGGATTATTTTCTACTACAACAAAAGGAATTTTTGTTTTCTTAAATTCTTTGACAACTTGACTGCCAACCCTCCCGTAACCACAGACAATATAGTGATTTTTTAAACTTTCAATTTTCTTTTTCATCCTTTTCTCCCCCACTATTCCTTTTAAATGACCTTCAACTAAAAATTCAATAGTTGCGCCTAAAGCATATATTCCCGTGCCAACGCCGCCAACTATTAAACACAGGGTAAATATTTTACCGGCTGCAGAGAGGGGCGCAACTTCGCGAAACCCAACTGTTGAAATTGTAATAATTGTCATGTAGAGGGCATCAAATAATGACCACCCTTCTATTGATGAATAGCCAAATACGCCTGAGATTAACACAATAAAAAAAATAATCAGAGCCAATCTTAACCTGGAAACTATATTTAAATTATTATGGTATTTATATTCCTGTACTCCCAAATCCGTTACTTCCCCTTATAGTGCTGTCAAGTTCAGAAACCACTTTAAAAGAAGGAGTTTCTACTTTTTGTATTACCAGCTGACAGATCTTGTCTCCTTTTTTTACGGCGAAAGTCTCTTTTTTGTCTGTATTGATGGCAATTACACATATCTCGCCCCTATACTTTGAATCAATCAAACCAGGCGTATTTAATATACTGAGCCCGTGTTTAATTGCCAAGCCGGAGCGTGGCTGAACAAATCCAGCATATCCACCGGGTATTGAAAGGGCAATTCCTGTGGGGACAAGAACTCTTTCACCCGGTTTTATATCGACATCGATTCTACTAAACAAATCGCAGCCAGCGTCGCCATCGTGTGCCGGTTTGGGTGTTTGTAAGTCCTTATCTAAAAGTTTAAGTTTTATTTCCATTAAAATATCTCCCATTAAATAATATTTATTA containing:
- a CDS encoding potassium channel protein — translated: MGVQEYKYHNNLNIVSRLRLALIIFFIVLISGVFGYSSIEGWSLFDALYMTIITISTVGFREVAPLSAAGKIFTLCLIVGGVGTGIYALGATIEFLVEGHLKGIVGEKRMKKKIESLKNHYIVCGYGRVGSQVVKEFKKTKIPFVVVENNPEAIFELDEENLLFVEGDATNDKVLELAGIAKAKGLIAAVDTDADNVFVSLSARALNPNIFIVARANFEESEEKLKKAGANRVISPAIIGGRRMAALVIKPITSDYLDIVTHGEDLKFQLEELEVKSGSSIASKTLEEANIRNKTGVLVLAIKKNGSYNTNPSTSIKINEGDILIVIGTREQLDLCQSLVCL
- the dut gene encoding dUTP diphosphatase, which codes for MEIKLKLLDKDLQTPKPAHDGDAGCDLFSRIDVDIKPGERVLVPTGIALSIPGGYAGFVQPRSGLAIKHGLSILNTPGLIDSKYRGEICVIAINTDKKETFAVKKGDKICQLVIQKVETPSFKVVSELDSTIRGSNGFGSTGI